Proteins from a genomic interval of Pseudomonadota bacterium:
- a CDS encoding O-antigen ligase family protein, with amino-acid sequence MMDLINAHGVQLAFGLLGALTVFVASYALPERYPIALLILMVPFQLIASRYGSLNVGMVYLTFAAFLFQGRMREVPYLLQASLLVLAYLLSMATSIPTTYGQQGIYLFNVFSSFVFFYLLFNHFRRFPDPRFVLKLLIGLDVAVLLFFAVQITLGFDSVNVLGLSEWSIGGNLENKGRLLGPFGPAGTNAGFLVLQCLIMGYALMRFPSLRMRVLLIALLFANVAMLIATGSRGGFIALIFGTLLFLTVFRRTLGTARVVSVLAAGGAAVAVAGVIIVAYTPFDTLFTRLAGTEFTGVVPDSRRGWFYVIERIPEALTFGHGPRIVLEYMSPRFLREVYIGYPHNLYLFLLYSLGLVGFIVWMVWFASLGLHWLRASRWERAEDMASEFPRLGVVVLLTFLFDSMKIEFLRFQVVDYQHYVFALLAIFSAFSVHSLQHYSNPVATRLATRPDFASAGDPFTPAGALSRTPGAG; translated from the coding sequence ATGATGGACTTAATCAACGCCCACGGCGTACAGCTCGCCTTCGGACTGCTCGGCGCGCTCACCGTGTTCGTGGCAAGCTATGCGTTGCCTGAACGCTACCCGATCGCTTTGCTGATCTTGATGGTCCCGTTTCAGCTCATTGCGTCGCGCTACGGGTCGTTGAACGTGGGCATGGTCTACCTCACTTTCGCAGCGTTCCTGTTCCAGGGGCGTATGCGCGAAGTGCCTTATTTGCTGCAAGCGAGCCTGCTGGTGCTCGCCTACTTGCTGTCGATGGCGACGAGCATTCCGACTACCTACGGGCAGCAGGGCATCTACCTATTCAACGTCTTCTCAAGTTTCGTCTTCTTCTACCTGCTGTTCAATCACTTCCGCCGCTTTCCGGACCCGCGGTTCGTCCTAAAGCTGCTGATCGGGTTGGACGTGGCGGTGCTGCTGTTTTTCGCTGTTCAGATCACGCTCGGCTTCGACAGCGTGAACGTGCTCGGCCTCTCCGAGTGGTCGATAGGCGGCAACCTGGAAAACAAGGGGCGGCTTCTAGGGCCCTTCGGTCCGGCGGGAACGAATGCGGGCTTTTTGGTCTTGCAGTGCCTGATCATGGGGTACGCGCTCATGCGCTTCCCCAGCCTGCGGATGCGGGTGTTGCTGATAGCGCTGCTGTTCGCCAATGTCGCGATGCTGATCGCGACGGGTTCTCGCGGTGGCTTCATTGCGCTGATCTTCGGTACCTTGCTGTTTCTCACAGTGTTCCGCCGCACCCTCGGCACCGCGCGGGTAGTCAGCGTCCTTGCCGCGGGGGGCGCAGCAGTGGCTGTGGCAGGCGTGATCATCGTGGCCTATACGCCGTTCGATACGCTGTTTACGCGCCTTGCCGGTACGGAGTTCACCGGGGTGGTGCCGGACAGTCGGCGCGGGTGGTTCTACGTGATCGAGCGTATTCCAGAGGCCCTGACCTTCGGCCACGGCCCACGCATCGTGCTCGAGTACATGTCGCCGAGGTTCTTGCGCGAGGTGTACATCGGCTATCCCCACAATCTATACCTGTTCCTTCTCTATTCCCTCGGGCTAGTAGGCTTCATCGTTTGGATGGTCTGGTTCGCCAGCCTCGGCCTGCATTGGTTGCGCGCATCGCGCTGGGAGCGAGCAGAGGACATGGCGTCCGAGTTCCCGCGCCTGGGGGTGGTCGTGCTGCTCACCTTCCTATTTGACTCGATGAAGATCGAGTTCCTACGCTTTCAGGTGGTGGACTATCAGCACTACGTGTTCGCCTTGCTGGCCATATTCTCGGCCTTCAGCGTCCACTCCCTGCAGCACTACAGCAATCCGGTGGCCACGCGCTTGGCCACGCGCCCCGACTTCGCCAGTGCCGGCGATCCCTTCACGCCGGCAGGTGCCCTGAGCCGCACGCCTGGCGCGGGTTGA
- a CDS encoding glycosyltransferase family 4 protein: protein MNPSQGPAPILLLVPSLIRAGAETQAISLANGLARQGFAVHLATFGEPLDQLKEIDRARVVFHRLQRRGRLGWSLVGDLVRLVRTHRFAVIHCTLQISLFYASLARWLIAQRDKPELVVAIHTTQNLSAREDRFDRWLYRPLIRRCARTIFVCQAQAAYWIQRFPELKSRATVVYNGVDAERFSPTPTQEAAARALRASLSIAADAPVLLCVARLRPEKGHLLLLRALAGQARVHLVLAGDGAMRRQIEAQRQALDLQARVHLLGDVADTRPLYALADASVLASTSVETFSMAMLESLAMRTPVIATRIGGMGEAIETAKTGWLVPVGDAPALAEAIAELAADLPRAARLGVNGRARVRESFTVQAMVRDTAVILREVGPASAPAGGSLTA, encoded by the coding sequence ATGAACCCCTCCCAAGGACCCGCACCGATTCTCTTGCTGGTGCCCTCCCTAATTCGTGCCGGCGCCGAGACCCAGGCCATCAGCCTGGCGAATGGTCTGGCTCGCCAGGGCTTCGCCGTGCACCTGGCAACCTTCGGTGAGCCGCTGGATCAGTTGAAGGAGATCGACCGCGCGCGGGTAGTGTTCCATCGGCTGCAGCGGCGCGGGCGCCTCGGCTGGTCGCTGGTGGGGGACTTGGTCCGCCTCGTGCGAACGCACCGCTTCGCGGTGATCCATTGCACGCTGCAGATCAGTCTGTTTTACGCATCGCTTGCCAGGTGGCTCATCGCGCAACGCGACAAGCCCGAGCTGGTCGTGGCGATCCACACCACGCAGAACCTCTCTGCGCGCGAGGACCGTTTCGATCGTTGGCTCTACCGGCCGCTGATCAGGCGCTGCGCCCGGACCATATTCGTCTGCCAAGCGCAAGCCGCCTATTGGATTCAGCGCTTCCCGGAGCTCAAGTCACGAGCCACGGTGGTCTACAACGGCGTGGATGCGGAGCGGTTCTCCCCGACGCCCACACAGGAGGCCGCAGCGCGCGCCCTTCGCGCATCCCTCTCCATCGCCGCCGATGCGCCCGTGCTCTTGTGCGTGGCCCGCCTGCGCCCGGAGAAGGGACACCTGCTCTTGCTGCGGGCCCTCGCGGGGCAGGCGCGCGTGCATCTGGTGCTCGCTGGAGACGGGGCGATGCGCCGGCAGATCGAGGCGCAACGCCAGGCGCTCGATCTGCAGGCGCGAGTGCACCTGCTCGGTGATGTAGCGGATACGCGACCGCTCTACGCCCTCGCCGATGCCAGTGTGCTGGCTTCCACCAGCGTGGAGACCTTCTCGATGGCGATGCTCGAGTCGCTGGCGATGCGCACGCCGGTGATCGCCACGCGGATTGGCGGCATGGGCGAGGCGATCGAGACGGCGAAGACGGGGTGGCTGGTACCGGTAGGGGACGCACCGGCGCTCGCCGAGGCCATCGCAGAGCTCGCGGCGGATCTGCCGAGGGCGGCTCGCCTCGGTGTGAACGGTCGCGCTAGGGTGCGGGAGTCGTTCACGGTGCAAGCGATGGTCCGCGACACGGCCGTCATATTGCGTGAGGTGGGGCCGGCTAGTGCGCCGGCCGGGGGGTCGCTGACCGCATGA
- a CDS encoding AAA family ATPase has translation MEKIKEALDRARRERSAGQVAAPRRVEHAQPAAGGQPAAAVRYTQTRVIPTDPQVLEHNRIIANRDRDPGADAFRMLRTRVLQLMRSHRWNSLAVTSPGPGEGKSVTALNLAISLSREVNHTVLLVDLDLRRPTVHSLLGFENEIEVGIADYMFTELPLSQVLINPGMDRLVILPGRDGQEEASEMLSAPKMHQLIDDITHRYPERLVIFDLPPVCTTDDVLAFSPLVDAFLLVVRDAGTRQQELRQAAELLKDVNLAGTVLTMTDGVAGYPL, from the coding sequence ATGGAAAAGATCAAAGAGGCGCTCGATCGCGCCCGTCGTGAGCGCAGCGCCGGACAAGTTGCGGCCCCGCGCCGCGTGGAGCATGCGCAACCTGCTGCCGGCGGCCAGCCCGCGGCGGCCGTGCGCTACACCCAGACCCGCGTAATCCCGACCGATCCTCAGGTGCTCGAGCACAATCGCATCATCGCCAACCGCGATCGCGATCCTGGTGCGGATGCCTTTCGAATGCTCCGCACTCGTGTGTTGCAGCTGATGCGCTCGCACCGCTGGAACTCCCTCGCCGTGACCAGCCCTGGACCGGGTGAGGGCAAGTCCGTCACCGCGCTCAATCTGGCGATCAGTCTCTCGCGTGAGGTCAACCACACGGTGCTGCTGGTGGACCTAGACCTGCGCCGGCCCACGGTGCACAGCCTCCTGGGCTTCGAGAACGAGATTGAAGTAGGCATCGCTGACTACATGTTCACGGAGCTGCCCCTGTCGCAGGTGCTGATCAATCCTGGCATGGACCGATTGGTGATATTGCCGGGGCGTGATGGGCAGGAGGAAGCCTCGGAAATGCTGTCAGCGCCGAAAATGCACCAGCTTATCGATGACATCACCCATCGCTATCCCGAGCGTCTAGTGATCTTCGATCTGCCGCCCGTGTGCACCACCGATGATGTGCTCGCCTTCTCGCCCCTGGTCGATGCGTTCCTACTGGTGGTACGTGATGCGGGTACGCGCCAGCAAGAGCTGCGCCAGGCGGCGGAGCTGCTCAAGGACGTCAACCTTGCTGGTACGGTGCTGACGATGACGGATGGCGTGGCAGGCTACCCCTTGTGA
- a CDS encoding glycosyltransferase family 4 protein, which produces MSSAAPNRTHVRIFYPSDPLGTLPGGIETFIRGLIGWAPQDIDFSVVGLTTDVQARPVGRWLNCRMRDKNYRHFATYAVGDPSRQPRVPATVRYLAALAPRRGLLARNAFDVAEVHRLEPVVLLPRGVPINAFMHQDSEVLYDPGSDIRWRHLPSLYFAAESRLIGRAASVYSVFQSAVDGLKRRYPALASRVRFTPTWFDGDRFAVPSLGARMDARLALRQRLGLGESAALLMLVGRLESQKEPALAVETLARLVQSKDGRDWRLVLVGDGSLRRQLQATARSLGVAERMHITGLLSPQVIPGYLHGADVFVLPSRYEGMPIALLEALACGLPAVASDVGEVRRVLRDGINGWVIPPAGRSAEHFADAVGRVMAQAASMPREHLDQACVEAVTPYAPERVLAPLYDNYRQLRRPA; this is translated from the coding sequence ATGAGCTCAGCGGCTCCCAACCGCACGCACGTGCGTATCTTCTACCCATCGGATCCTTTGGGTACCCTGCCTGGCGGTATCGAGACCTTCATCCGTGGCCTAATCGGCTGGGCGCCGCAGGACATCGACTTCAGCGTAGTCGGATTGACGACTGATGTGCAGGCGCGCCCCGTGGGGCGTTGGCTGAATTGCCGGATGCGCGATAAGAACTATCGTCACTTCGCCACCTACGCGGTCGGTGACCCTTCGCGTCAGCCGCGTGTCCCAGCCACGGTACGTTACCTCGCCGCCCTCGCGCCGCGCCGGGGGCTGCTAGCTCGCAACGCCTTTGACGTGGCGGAAGTGCACCGGTTAGAGCCCGTGGTCCTGCTGCCTCGTGGCGTACCGATCAACGCCTTCATGCACCAGGATAGCGAGGTGCTCTACGACCCCGGTAGCGACATTCGCTGGCGCCACCTCCCCAGCCTGTACTTCGCTGCGGAGTCGCGCCTCATCGGGCGCGCCGCTAGCGTGTACAGCGTCTTCCAGAGCGCCGTGGACGGACTCAAGCGACGCTACCCGGCGCTCGCGAGTCGGGTGCGCTTTACCCCCACCTGGTTCGATGGCGATCGTTTCGCGGTGCCGAGCCTCGGGGCGCGCATGGACGCTCGACTCGCCCTGCGCCAGCGTTTGGGATTAGGTGAGAGTGCAGCGCTGCTGATGCTAGTGGGCCGCCTCGAATCGCAAAAGGAGCCGGCTCTCGCCGTCGAGACCTTAGCGCGCTTGGTGCAGTCCAAGGACGGACGTGACTGGAGGCTGGTCCTAGTTGGGGACGGGAGCTTGCGCCGACAACTGCAGGCGACTGCTCGATCGCTCGGCGTGGCTGAGCGAATGCACATCACCGGCTTGCTCTCTCCCCAGGTGATTCCGGGGTATCTGCACGGCGCCGATGTCTTCGTACTGCCCTCTCGTTATGAGGGGATGCCAATCGCCTTGCTCGAAGCCCTGGCATGCGGTCTGCCTGCGGTCGCGAGCGATGTAGGCGAAGTGCGACGTGTGTTGCGCGATGGAATTAACGGATGGGTGATTCCACCGGCTGGGCGTAGCGCCGAGCACTTCGCCGATGCTGTCGGCCGCGTGATGGCCCAAGCCGCATCGATGCCCCGCGAACATCTCGATCAGGCATGTGTCGAAGCCGTGACGCCCTATGCGCCCGAGCGCGTGCTCGCACCCCTTTATGACAACTATCGCCAGCTCCGCCGACCCGCCTGA
- a CDS encoding glycosyltransferase family 4 protein: MPRICFVGLDNYPVLNPSAGGDYFGGESVQQTLLARAYVAAGWDVHMLVKDHGQAPDEIIDGIRVHTAYNQRAGVPVLRFLHPRATGILRALAAADADVYYQSCAGMITGLTAWHARRNARRFVFRVAHDTDCVPGQQLIRFWRDRKLYEYGLERADFISAQGEHQRDLLRTHYGLESAPIPMAVELPRESLSEPRDLDVLWVNNLRDFKRPDLVPVLAQALHRRQVAMIGGAVPGYEALYAQVQSQARAITNLRMLGAVPYHEVNAYFARARVFVNTSDSEGFPNSFLQAWIRGVPVVSFFDPDGLIARHGLGLAVKGDIHLMSRLLDELLGDPTALKAMTERCRNFALAHYAPSAVVERYIASGATPGDRRGGADSARSSLSLPTS; this comes from the coding sequence GTGCCGCGCATCTGCTTCGTGGGGTTGGACAACTACCCCGTCCTAAACCCCAGCGCGGGCGGAGACTACTTCGGCGGGGAGTCTGTGCAGCAGACCTTGCTCGCGCGAGCTTACGTGGCAGCTGGCTGGGATGTGCACATGCTGGTGAAGGATCACGGGCAGGCGCCGGATGAGATCATCGACGGCATCCGCGTGCACACGGCTTACAACCAGCGCGCTGGCGTGCCCGTGCTGCGCTTCCTGCACCCGCGGGCGACCGGCATCTTGCGAGCCCTAGCGGCGGCCGATGCGGACGTTTACTACCAGTCCTGTGCGGGCATGATCACGGGGCTGACCGCGTGGCATGCAAGACGAAACGCAAGACGCTTCGTCTTTCGCGTGGCCCACGATACGGACTGCGTGCCGGGCCAGCAGCTGATCCGTTTCTGGCGTGACCGCAAGCTTTACGAGTATGGACTCGAGCGGGCGGATTTCATCTCCGCCCAGGGCGAGCACCAACGCGATCTCCTTCGAACGCACTACGGGCTCGAGAGCGCTCCCATCCCGATGGCTGTGGAACTGCCGCGCGAATCGCTCAGCGAACCGCGCGACCTGGACGTATTGTGGGTTAACAACCTTCGTGACTTCAAGCGCCCGGACCTGGTGCCTGTGCTGGCACAAGCGCTCCACCGTCGGCAGGTAGCGATGATCGGCGGTGCCGTACCCGGATACGAGGCCCTCTATGCGCAAGTGCAATCGCAGGCTAGGGCGATTACAAACCTGCGGATGCTCGGGGCCGTGCCCTACCATGAGGTCAACGCCTACTTTGCCCGCGCGCGCGTGTTCGTGAACACCTCTGATAGTGAGGGCTTCCCGAACTCCTTCCTCCAGGCATGGATTCGCGGGGTTCCCGTGGTGAGCTTCTTCGATCCCGATGGCCTCATCGCCCGCCACGGGCTGGGCCTTGCGGTGAAGGGAGACATCCATCTGATGAGCCGGCTGCTCGATGAGCTGCTCGGGGACCCGACCGCTCTGAAAGCCATGACCGAGCGTTGCCGAAACTTCGCCCTAGCGCACTACGCGCCCAGCGCTGTGGTCGAGCGCTACATCGCCAGCGGCGCTACGCCGGGCGACCGGCGCGGAGGTGCGGATTCGGCGCGCTCATCGCTGTCATTGCCCACCTCCTAG
- a CDS encoding antitoxin Xre/MbcA/ParS toxin-binding domain-containing protein: MLESIPRLAPFDNGPEITDEESAAMARAMVNLFRLWQVNDAQACVLLGGLSKRTYARWKEGAIGRASVDQSTRMSVLLGIHKSLRILFADKARAHGWVRQPNAVFDGSSALDVMLGGYLTDLFRVRHYLDAIRG; this comes from the coding sequence ATGCTCGAGTCCATCCCGCGCCTGGCCCCGTTCGACAACGGTCCGGAGATCACGGACGAAGAGAGCGCCGCCATGGCGCGCGCCATGGTGAACCTGTTCCGTCTATGGCAAGTCAACGACGCCCAAGCGTGCGTGCTCCTCGGCGGCCTTTCCAAGCGTACCTACGCCCGCTGGAAAGAAGGCGCGATCGGGCGCGCATCGGTGGATCAGAGCACTCGTATGTCGGTGCTTCTCGGCATCCACAAGTCCCTGCGGATTCTATTTGCGGATAAGGCGCGGGCCCACGGCTGGGTACGCCAGCCCAACGCCGTGTTTGACGGCAGCAGCGCCCTGGACGTGATGCTGGGCGGCTACCTAACGGACCTGTTTAGAGTTCGCCACTACCTCGACGCCATACGCGGGTGA
- a CDS encoding TIGR03790 family protein, with amino-acid sequence MARLLLVSLIVWLAGSMTSWAAFSPREVAVIANANDPLSMVLARHYVDARGIPPTQLIEVRLPPDQPRVNADRLTRIRARVLQKTPAHVQAYVLAWMRPYRVKCMSMTTAFAAGFDEQWCAKPCARTRLSDYFDSSSAKPWQDHGVRPAMLLAARDESEGRALIARGLAADGTRPSGTGYLVQTSDRHRNVRAVAFPALVQRWSGRLRLRHERTDALRDRDDVLFYFTGAKEVVALRSNRFLPGAVADHLTSSGGRLDDSPQMSALRWLEAGATASYGTVAEPCAYREKFPDPTVLLSHYYAGDSVIEAYWKSVAMPGQGLFIGEPLARPFTSAGEQRR; translated from the coding sequence ATGGCTCGCCTGCTGCTGGTCAGCCTGATAGTGTGGCTAGCGGGATCGATGACGTCGTGGGCGGCGTTCAGCCCCCGCGAGGTCGCCGTGATCGCCAATGCCAACGATCCTCTAAGCATGGTGCTTGCCCGCCACTACGTTGACGCGAGGGGAATACCACCGACGCAGCTGATAGAAGTGCGCCTGCCGCCCGATCAGCCGCGGGTGAATGCGGATCGCCTGACGCGTATCCGCGCCCGAGTACTTCAGAAGACGCCGGCGCATGTTCAGGCCTACGTGCTAGCGTGGATGCGGCCCTATCGGGTGAAGTGCATGTCGATGACGACCGCCTTCGCCGCCGGCTTCGATGAGCAGTGGTGCGCCAAGCCCTGCGCTCGCACGCGTCTTTCCGACTACTTCGACAGCTCGAGTGCGAAACCCTGGCAAGACCACGGGGTGCGTCCGGCCATGCTGTTGGCCGCACGTGACGAGTCCGAAGGGCGGGCCCTGATCGCGCGTGGTCTTGCTGCCGACGGCACGCGACCCTCGGGCACGGGCTACCTGGTACAGACCAGTGATCGGCACCGAAACGTACGTGCCGTGGCCTTTCCGGCGCTGGTGCAGCGGTGGTCTGGTCGCTTGCGCCTTCGCCACGAGCGCACCGACGCCCTGCGCGATAGGGACGATGTGTTGTTTTACTTCACGGGCGCAAAGGAGGTGGTGGCCTTGCGCAGTAATCGCTTCCTGCCCGGCGCCGTCGCCGATCACTTGACCTCCAGCGGCGGCCGTCTCGACGACAGCCCGCAGATGAGCGCCCTACGCTGGCTCGAGGCCGGTGCGACGGCGAGCTACGGCACCGTGGCCGAACCCTGTGCGTATCGAGAGAAGTTCCCCGACCCGACCGTGCTTCTAAGTCATTACTACGCCGGTGACAGCGTCATCGAGGCGTACTGGAAGAGCGTGGCGATGCCTGGGCAGGGGCTGTTCATTGGCGAGCCATTGGCGCGGCCGTTTACGAGCGCAGGCGAGCAACGCAGATGA
- the xrtD gene encoding VPLPA-CTERM-specific exosortase XrtD has translation MVSISDDATLASDPPVPPTSPGDGPPLMSALAWAVLGVLLAALAFIFFDGLAFMVGEWSREEYSHGYLIPVIAAAMVWRERRALNNLAWQGSYLGLLVTFAGLGLFLLGELSTLYVLIQYAFLLTLTGVCLSIFGVRAMRYLWVPLVYLFFMIPLPNFLYANLSQQLQLISSALGVAVIRLFDISVFLEGNVIDLGVYQLQVVEACSGLRYLFPLMSFGFLCAYLFKAPAWQRVLVFLASIPLTVLMNSVRVGIIGVLVEYFGIEQAEGFLHYFEGWVIFMACVGMLFAGMWLLARFTGGGRSFNDVFVVDLGEPAERDLSHQRLARSATVATVAVVAMALFTLSLTTREEVVPARADFTSFPLRLGDGWVGRTERLRPNILKVLKLTDYALINYTSPGERAPVNLYSAYYASQRKGASIHSPRSCLPGNDWIINDSRVEEIDLRIPGEAPVRVNRVLIQKDRSRQLVYYWFDQRGRSLTNEYAVKWYLLWDALHLNRTDGALVRLTTPILESEAPAQAEARLQGLLREVSLRFDQYLPD, from the coding sequence ATGGTTTCGATCTCCGACGATGCGACGCTCGCCTCCGATCCCCCGGTGCCGCCCACCTCACCGGGTGACGGTCCGCCCCTAATGTCGGCCCTGGCGTGGGCGGTCTTGGGCGTGCTCCTAGCGGCCCTCGCGTTCATCTTCTTCGATGGCCTCGCCTTTATGGTGGGGGAGTGGTCCCGCGAGGAGTATAGCCACGGTTACCTGATTCCTGTGATCGCCGCCGCCATGGTGTGGCGCGAACGGCGCGCGCTCAACAATCTCGCTTGGCAAGGCAGCTACCTAGGGCTGCTGGTTACCTTTGCCGGGCTCGGCCTCTTCCTGTTGGGCGAGCTCAGCACCCTCTACGTGCTCATTCAGTACGCCTTCCTTCTGACGTTGACCGGCGTGTGCCTGTCGATCTTCGGCGTGCGAGCGATGCGCTACCTATGGGTGCCGCTCGTTTATCTCTTCTTCATGATTCCCCTGCCGAACTTCCTCTACGCGAACTTGAGTCAGCAGCTGCAGCTGATCTCTTCGGCTCTAGGCGTGGCGGTGATCCGCCTGTTCGACATCAGCGTCTTCCTCGAGGGCAACGTGATCGACCTTGGCGTCTATCAGCTGCAGGTGGTGGAGGCGTGCAGCGGGCTGCGCTACTTGTTCCCGCTCATGAGCTTCGGGTTTCTGTGCGCTTACCTATTCAAAGCACCTGCCTGGCAGCGCGTGCTGGTGTTTCTGGCATCGATTCCGCTCACGGTGCTGATGAACAGCGTGCGCGTCGGCATCATCGGCGTACTCGTGGAGTACTTCGGCATAGAGCAGGCAGAGGGCTTTCTGCACTACTTCGAGGGTTGGGTGATCTTCATGGCATGCGTTGGCATGCTGTTCGCCGGCATGTGGTTGCTCGCCCGCTTCACGGGCGGTGGCCGATCCTTCAACGATGTGTTCGTGGTCGATCTCGGCGAGCCGGCTGAGCGCGATCTCTCCCATCAGCGTTTGGCGCGGTCGGCCACCGTCGCTACGGTTGCCGTCGTCGCAATGGCCCTGTTCACCCTGTCGCTGACAACCCGTGAAGAGGTTGTGCCGGCGCGGGCCGACTTCACGAGCTTCCCCCTGCGCCTTGGTGACGGCTGGGTTGGCCGTACCGAGCGCCTGCGGCCAAACATCCTCAAGGTGCTAAAGCTCACCGACTACGCGCTGATCAACTACACCAGCCCAGGCGAGCGGGCGCCGGTGAACCTATACTCTGCGTATTACGCATCCCAGCGCAAGGGCGCATCGATCCACTCGCCGCGTTCATGCTTACCGGGCAACGATTGGATCATCAACGACTCGCGCGTCGAGGAGATCGACCTGCGAATCCCCGGCGAAGCGCCGGTACGCGTCAATCGCGTATTGATTCAGAAGGATCGATCGCGCCAGCTCGTGTACTACTGGTTTGACCAACGAGGCCGCTCCTTGACGAACGAGTATGCGGTGAAGTGGTACCTGCTCTGGGATGCCCTGCACCTGAACCGCACCGACGGCGCCCTGGTGCGGCTGACCACGCCGATCCTCGAGAGCGAGGCCCCGGCGCAAGCGGAGGCCCGTTTGCAAGGGTTACTGCGTGAGGTGAGCTTGCGCTTCGATCAGTACCTGCCGGACTGA
- a CDS encoding AAA family ATPase, translating into MYEAYYGFSEKPFSLLPDPEFLYLGTKHRAALTMLQYGLMSNAGFTVVTGEIGSGKTTLIRQVLNEIESDLTVGLITNTHESFGELLQWVLMAFNLEYKNLDKVEMYEQFISFVIEEYAQSRRTVLIIDEAQNLSVETLEELRMLSNVNADKSQVLQLILVGQPELREKLRLPELTQFAQRILIAHHLDTLSADEAHEYIRHRLQVVGGDAELFDEKARALLWYHSRGVPRVINSLCDVSLVYGYAASLSQISEELVKEVVRDRKQGGIFTGGDEREAVG; encoded by the coding sequence ATGTATGAGGCCTACTACGGCTTCTCTGAGAAGCCGTTCTCTCTGCTGCCGGATCCTGAGTTTCTGTACCTCGGTACGAAGCATCGAGCCGCGCTGACGATGCTCCAGTACGGCCTCATGAGCAACGCTGGCTTCACCGTAGTCACGGGCGAGATCGGTTCGGGCAAGACCACCCTGATCCGTCAGGTGCTGAACGAGATCGAGTCGGACCTCACGGTGGGCCTTATCACTAACACGCACGAGTCCTTCGGCGAACTCCTGCAGTGGGTGCTGATGGCGTTCAATCTGGAGTACAAGAACCTCGATAAAGTCGAGATGTACGAGCAGTTCATCAGTTTCGTTATCGAGGAGTACGCCCAGTCGCGGCGTACGGTTCTGATCATCGATGAGGCGCAGAACTTGAGCGTAGAGACGCTCGAAGAGCTGCGCATGCTGTCGAACGTTAACGCCGACAAGTCACAGGTGCTGCAGCTCATTCTGGTCGGTCAACCGGAACTGCGGGAGAAGCTTCGCCTGCCCGAGCTGACCCAGTTCGCACAGCGGATCCTGATCGCACACCACCTAGATACCCTTAGCGCAGACGAGGCGCACGAGTACATTCGCCACCGCTTGCAAGTGGTCGGGGGCGATGCCGAGCTGTTCGATGAGAAGGCTCGTGCACTGCTCTGGTACCACAGCCGTGGCGTGCCGCGCGTTATCAATTCACTGTGCGACGTGTCCTTGGTGTACGGCTACGCCGCCAGCCTCTCACAGATTAGCGAGGAGCTCGTGAAGGAGGTGGTCCGCGATCGCAAGCAGGGAGGCATTTTCACCGGTGGCGACGAGCGCGAAGCGGTCGGCTAG
- a CDS encoding polysaccharide biosynthesis/export family protein: MMRFGLSGLRPTAAALALALLATLAALAPAQAQEAEGAYALNPGDVLRISVWREEELSREVIVRPDGRITFPLIGEVEAATRSAEDVRTAIVGRLVDFIPEPVVTVSVLSAQGNKFYVIGKVPRPGEYAMDRPMTVIQALALAGGLAQFANGNRIQILRRDGGGRQRAIAFKYSDVESGDRLESNIELLSGDVIVVP, encoded by the coding sequence ATGATGAGGTTTGGCCTATCTGGCTTGCGACCGACGGCTGCAGCACTCGCGCTAGCGCTGCTTGCGACCCTCGCCGCCCTAGCACCCGCGCAGGCGCAGGAGGCGGAAGGGGCCTACGCCCTGAATCCAGGGGACGTGCTGCGGATCTCCGTCTGGCGTGAGGAGGAGCTATCGCGGGAGGTGATCGTGCGACCCGACGGTCGTATCACTTTCCCGCTGATCGGTGAGGTCGAAGCCGCAACACGATCCGCGGAGGACGTGCGTACCGCGATCGTTGGTCGTCTCGTGGATTTCATTCCAGAGCCGGTCGTGACCGTGAGCGTGCTGTCCGCCCAGGGCAACAAGTTCTACGTGATCGGCAAGGTACCGCGGCCTGGCGAGTACGCCATGGATCGGCCGATGACGGTGATTCAGGCCCTCGCCCTAGCGGGCGGACTGGCCCAGTTCGCCAATGGCAATCGCATCCAGATCCTGCGCCGCGACGGTGGCGGTCGCCAGCGTGCCATCGCCTTTAAGTATTCCGACGTCGAGTCGGGCGATCGACTGGAGAGCAACATTGAGCTGCTTAGCGGTGATGTCATCGTCGTGCCCTGA